The Pseudanabaena galeata CCNP1313 genome includes a region encoding these proteins:
- a CDS encoding type II toxin-antitoxin system YhaV family toxin encodes MSTNQPLVINGWNIFAHPLFLDQLEELLKQVEGLRQKYPHDYKQKNATKRLAAIAKLAFDVIPQDPTRSEYRQGATLGSEYKHWFRAKFFQQYRLFFRYHLESKIIIFAWVNDEGSKRAYESNTDAYRVFKKMLENGHPPSDWNDLLTESKGETKRLVNAVNRQEMKAF; translated from the coding sequence TTGTCTACCAATCAGCCGTTAGTAATCAATGGATGGAACATATTTGCCCATCCTCTTTTTCTAGATCAGTTGGAAGAACTTCTAAAACAAGTTGAAGGATTACGCCAGAAGTATCCCCATGATTACAAACAGAAAAATGCCACAAAGCGTCTTGCTGCGATCGCTAAATTAGCATTTGATGTCATTCCTCAAGATCCCACCCGTAGCGAATATCGCCAAGGTGCGACGCTTGGTAGCGAGTATAAGCATTGGTTTCGAGCAAAATTTTTTCAGCAATACCGATTATTTTTTCGATATCATCTGGAGAGCAAAATTATTATTTTTGCTTGGGTAAATGATGAGGGTTCTAAGCGAGCCTATGAAAGCAATACAGATGCCTATCGAGTTTTTAAAAAGATGCTCGAAAATGGTCACCCTCCAAGCGATTGGAATGATCTACTCACAGAATCAAAAGGTGAAACTAAGCGTCTAGTAAACGCAGTCAATCGACAAGAAATGAAAGCTTTCTAA
- the crtH gene encoding carotenoid isomerase, producing the protein MALTLDADVIVIGSGIGGLVTATQLAAKGASVIVLERYLIAGGSGGYFERNGYRFDVGASMIFGFGDRGTTNLLTRALAAVNMKMETIPDPVQIHYHLPNNLEIEVHRDYEQFIKELGDRFPHEREGIRKFYDECWQIFNCLNAIELLSLEEWRYLMRVFFQNPLACLGLAAYLPQNAGDIAKKYIRDPELLQFIDMECYCWSVVPADRTPAINAGMVFSDRHYGGINYPVGGVGKIAEKLAEGLDKAGGEIRYGERVTQIIPKAKSGKGAIGVKLANGEILYAKKVVSNATRWDTFGNLLKDEPLPSGEKGWQSRYQKSPSFLSLHLGVEASAIPDDAACHHILLEDWKDMQKEQGTIFVSIPTLLDRSLAPNGHHIVHTFTPSWMSEWESLSASEYEEKKNEAARKLCDRLLVIFPKLEECMDYQEVGTPRSHRRFLGRADGTYGPIPAGKPWGLLGMPFNRTSIPDLYCVGDSTFPGQGLNAVAFSGFACGHLVASSLGLV; encoded by the coding sequence ATGGCGCTAACACTCGATGCGGATGTAATTGTAATTGGCTCAGGAATTGGCGGCTTAGTCACCGCAACGCAATTGGCGGCGAAGGGGGCAAGCGTAATTGTCCTTGAGCGCTACTTGATTGCGGGGGGGAGTGGCGGCTACTTTGAGCGCAATGGCTATCGCTTTGATGTGGGCGCATCGATGATCTTTGGTTTTGGCGATCGCGGTACGACCAATCTCCTCACCCGTGCGCTAGCGGCGGTGAATATGAAAATGGAGACGATTCCCGATCCCGTGCAGATCCATTACCATTTGCCAAATAATCTCGAAATCGAGGTGCATCGCGATTATGAACAGTTTATTAAGGAATTAGGCGATCGCTTTCCCCATGAGCGCGAAGGAATTCGCAAGTTTTACGATGAATGTTGGCAGATTTTTAATTGCTTAAATGCGATCGAGTTGCTGTCCCTCGAAGAATGGCGCTACTTAATGCGCGTATTTTTCCAGAATCCTTTGGCTTGTTTAGGATTAGCTGCTTACTTGCCCCAAAATGCAGGGGATATCGCCAAGAAATATATTCGCGATCCTGAGTTATTGCAATTCATTGATATGGAATGCTACTGCTGGTCAGTGGTTCCTGCCGATCGCACACCAGCGATTAATGCAGGAATGGTTTTTAGCGATCGCCATTATGGTGGCATTAACTATCCCGTTGGTGGCGTGGGCAAGATTGCCGAAAAATTGGCAGAAGGTTTGGACAAAGCGGGCGGTGAGATTCGCTATGGGGAAAGGGTTACCCAGATTATTCCCAAAGCAAAATCTGGCAAAGGTGCGATCGGGGTAAAGCTGGCGAATGGCGAAATTCTCTATGCTAAGAAAGTAGTTTCCAATGCGACACGCTGGGATACCTTTGGGAACTTGCTCAAGGATGAACCTTTGCCCAGTGGCGAAAAAGGATGGCAATCACGCTATCAAAAGTCCCCTAGTTTCTTGAGTTTACATCTCGGTGTGGAAGCTTCCGCAATCCCTGATGATGCAGCTTGTCACCATATCTTGCTCGAAGATTGGAAAGATATGCAAAAGGAACAAGGCACAATTTTTGTCTCGATTCCTACGCTACTCGATCGCTCCCTTGCACCAAATGGGCATCACATTGTGCATACCTTTACGCCTAGTTGGATGAGTGAATGGGAAAGTTTATCTGCTTCGGAATATGAAGAGAAGAAGAATGAGGCGGCAAGGAAATTATGCGATCGCCTGTTAGTGATTTTCCCGAAACTAGAAGAGTGTATGGACTATCAAGAAGTCGGCACACCCCGAAGCCATCGCCGTTTCCTCGGTCGCGCCGATGGAACCTATGGACCAATCCCTGCGGGTAAACCTTGGGGACTTTTAGGAATGCCTTTTAATCGAACTTCTATTCCTGATTTATATTGTGTGGGTGATAGCACTTTCCCTGGACAAGGTTTAAATGCAGTAGCATTTTCAGGCTTTGCCTGTGGACATTTGGTTGCCTCATCATTAGGACTTGTATAG
- a CDS encoding type II toxin-antitoxin system PrlF family antitoxin, with the protein MTVILAPCSESTLTDRYQTTIPDPIRKALGLNKRDKICYTIESDGRVVISRADQTDSDPIIGQFLNFLAQDIEKNPQHVKVLSTALVSRVQALVADIEIDLDATLTDEDE; encoded by the coding sequence ATGACTGTAATACTAGCTCCATGTTCAGAATCTACCCTTACCGATCGCTACCAGACCACCATTCCTGATCCGATTCGTAAAGCGTTGGGATTAAATAAAAGGGATAAAATCTGTTACACGATTGAGTCGGATGGTCGCGTTGTGATTTCGCGTGCTGACCAAACCGATAGCGATCCCATCATTGGACAATTCCTGAATTTTCTTGCTCAAGATATCGAAAAAAATCCTCAACATGTAAAAGTTTTAAGCACCGCTCTAGTAAGTCGTGTTCAGGCTTTAGTGGCTGATATAGAGATAGATCTGGATGCGACCCTTACGGATGAGGATGAATAG
- a CDS encoding DUF4276 family protein, whose translation MSNIKIALIAEDETDCAAIRRIVHRVLGAEVATKKWASNGCSTLRKKLTAKLKVLSSEGCNIFVVVHDLDRNPQNASLNKEETLRSKLEALSSEIKSFNKHICIPIEELEAWFWADPEIIKYLGGEKGKAHPNPHEIKSPKEKLIELSRDTSRKPRYSTNDNDKLATMLNLDLCSKRCSSFRELVKFLRSL comes from the coding sequence ATGAGTAACATTAAAATCGCCTTAATTGCTGAGGATGAAACAGACTGTGCTGCAATTCGCAGAATTGTTCATCGTGTCCTTGGGGCAGAAGTCGCAACCAAAAAATGGGCTTCTAACGGTTGTAGTACATTAAGGAAAAAGCTAACAGCAAAGCTGAAAGTACTTTCCAGTGAAGGATGTAATATTTTTGTTGTCGTTCATGATTTGGATCGTAATCCTCAGAATGCATCTCTCAACAAAGAGGAAACATTGCGCTCAAAACTAGAAGCATTATCCTCAGAAATTAAAAGTTTTAATAAACATATCTGTATTCCCATTGAGGAGTTAGAAGCTTGGTTTTGGGCTGATCCAGAAATCATCAAATATCTCGGTGGTGAAAAAGGAAAAGCGCATCCTAACCCTCACGAAATTAAATCTCCTAAAGAGAAACTAATAGAATTATCTAGAGATACAAGTAGAAAGCCTCGTTACAGTACTAACGATAATGATAAATTGGCGACCATGTTAAATTTAGATCTATGTTCTAAACGGTGTTCTTCATTTAGGGAGTTAGTCAAATTCTTGCGATCGCTCTAA
- a CDS encoding acetyl-CoA carboxylase carboxyltransferase subunit alpha — translation MADRQILLDFEKPIVELENRIAQIRELANDNDVDMVGQIQLLEQRAELLRREIFSGLGAMQRMQIARHPRRPSTLDYVQAITDEWMELHGDRRGNDDPALVGGIARINDRPVVILGHQKGRDTKDNMTRNFGMASPGGYRKASRLMDHANRFKLPIITLIDTPGAYPGVSAEEQGQGEAIAANLRQMFGLTVPIICTVIGEGGSGGALGIGIGDHIMMFENSVYTVATPEACAAILWRDSAKAGKAAEALKITAPDLKRLGIVDYVIDEPLGGAHRFPLQAAENLKAAIVENLDRLSQLPVEDLQEMRYQKFRKMGVFLES, via the coding sequence ATGGCCGATCGCCAAATCCTGCTTGACTTTGAAAAGCCCATCGTTGAACTAGAAAACCGTATCGCCCAAATCCGCGAACTCGCGAATGATAACGATGTGGATATGGTTGGTCAGATCCAGCTTTTAGAGCAGCGTGCTGAGCTTTTACGGCGAGAGATTTTTTCGGGATTAGGCGCGATGCAACGGATGCAGATCGCAAGGCATCCCCGCCGTCCTAGTACCCTTGACTATGTGCAAGCCATTACCGATGAGTGGATGGAGCTACATGGCGATCGCAGAGGCAATGATGACCCTGCATTAGTAGGTGGTATCGCGAGAATCAATGATCGGCCTGTGGTAATTTTGGGGCATCAAAAGGGGCGAGACACTAAGGACAACATGACCCGCAATTTTGGCATGGCTTCCCCAGGGGGATATCGCAAAGCGTCAAGATTGATGGATCATGCAAATCGCTTTAAATTGCCAATTATTACCTTGATTGATACCCCTGGGGCATATCCAGGAGTATCGGCAGAGGAGCAGGGACAAGGCGAGGCGATCGCCGCAAATTTACGACAAATGTTTGGCTTGACTGTACCAATTATCTGTACCGTCATTGGTGAAGGCGGATCGGGTGGAGCCTTGGGGATTGGCATTGGCGATCACATCATGATGTTTGAAAATTCGGTCTATACGGTGGCGACTCCTGAGGCTTGTGCGGCGATTTTGTGGCGCGACTCGGCAAAGGCTGGCAAGGCGGCGGAAGCCTTAAAAATCACGGCTCCTGACTTGAAGCGTTTGGGTATTGTTGATTATGTAATTGATGAGCCTCTGGGTGGGGCGCATCGTTTCCCATTACAAGCGGCGGAAAATCTGAAAGCTGCGATCGTGGAGAATCTCGATCGCTTAAGTCAATTACCTGTGGAAGATTTGCAAGAAATGCGTTATCAAAAATTCCGTAAGATGGGCGTATTTCTCGAATCATAA
- a CDS encoding AAA family ATPase: protein MSNPDSNTNQPRLLSFTLDGWSVLGGRVTVSLHDGVAVLVGLNGAGKSSVIEGFEAISLYAIGKINRVRLNDDDSIPKILEIEVLTPTVRLLKYNYELITLSSSVEELNFEDSQDDKLDESQFSWNDRCQYADGAKELVWTTEYGMTTFHNMYSSITNVVGSMNAIRRSTSLKTSRFEIPDEMQWLYSALNEIHIMGKTSVRKTSRRRLSQLRVSRKGIASSSFDLVDSLAQKIFRRMGKKEINELEAICQRIGLGRKITIQKFVLSIDTRETLEDESNDEYIASVLLDGVNIGLLSDGTLRVLSILMELLVSSPSSTIIIEEPETQIHPAMLSKLLNEIETYTYGQNLIISTHSPQVVAWTSPEKINLVHRKDGQTFVSKLGEDQIHNVIEYLSEEGDLGEWIYSGILDDE from the coding sequence TTGTCTAACCCAGATTCCAACACAAATCAGCCTCGCCTTTTATCATTTACCCTTGACGGTTGGTCTGTTTTGGGTGGTCGAGTTACTGTGTCTTTACACGATGGTGTTGCTGTATTAGTTGGTCTCAATGGTGCTGGAAAATCTTCTGTTATTGAGGGATTTGAGGCGATTTCTTTGTATGCAATTGGTAAGATTAATCGAGTGAGGCTAAATGATGATGACAGTATTCCCAAAATATTAGAAATTGAAGTTTTAACTCCGACTGTTCGTCTGCTTAAGTATAATTATGAACTGATAACTCTAAGTAGTTCAGTTGAAGAGCTGAATTTTGAGGATTCTCAAGATGATAAATTAGATGAAAGTCAATTTTCTTGGAATGATCGCTGCCAGTATGCTGATGGAGCAAAAGAGTTGGTGTGGACAACCGAATACGGTATGACAACTTTCCATAATATGTATAGCAGCATAACTAATGTTGTTGGAAGTATGAATGCAATCCGAAGATCTACCAGCTTAAAAACTTCACGGTTTGAGATCCCAGATGAAATGCAGTGGCTTTATTCTGCCTTAAATGAAATTCACATAATGGGAAAAACATCTGTTCGTAAAACCTCTAGGAGACGACTTTCACAACTAAGGGTATCACGTAAAGGTATAGCTTCTAGTTCGTTTGATCTGGTAGATAGTCTGGCTCAAAAAATATTTCGTCGTATGGGCAAGAAAGAAATTAATGAGCTTGAAGCCATTTGTCAGAGAATTGGACTCGGCAGAAAGATAACTATACAAAAGTTTGTTTTAAGTATAGATACTAGAGAAACATTGGAGGATGAAAGCAATGATGAATATATTGCCTCAGTATTGCTTGATGGAGTCAATATTGGGCTGCTTTCTGATGGAACTCTGCGAGTCTTATCGATACTTATGGAATTACTTGTCTCTTCTCCTAGTTCAACAATAATAATTGAAGAGCCTGAAACTCAAATCCATCCTGCTATGTTATCTAAGCTACTCAATGAGATCGAGACCTATACTTATGGGCAAAATTTAATTATTTCAACTCATTCGCCACAGGTAGTTGCATGGACTAGCCCCGAAAAAATCAATCTGGTTCACCGTAAGGATGGACAGACATTTGTTAGTAAATTAGGTGAAGATCAGATTCACAATGTCATTGAATATTTGTCTGAAGAAGGGGACTTAGGCGAATGGATTTACAGTGGTATTCTCGATGATGAGTAA